The Bos mutus isolate GX-2022 chromosome 11, NWIPB_WYAK_1.1, whole genome shotgun sequence nucleotide sequence ggcagagaagaggacCAGACAGAGCAAAGTCTCTGGCCCAGCAGGGAGGGTGACCCTTGGGAGAGTTCAGCCTGCCTTGGAGGGAAATGAAGGGCCCACAAAGACTCAGAAAAGCCTTGAGGCAACAGAAGGAGCCCATGCAACACAGCCTCAGTTCTTAGGTGAGGGTAGCAGAAGAAGCTCAAGTGTAAGCAGATTTGGAGAGGCCTGAGATGggcctaggagaaggcaatggcaacccaatccagtactctggcctggaagatcccatggacggaggagcctggtaggctgcagtccatggggtcctgacgagttggacacgactaagcgacttccctttcccttttcactttcatgcattggagaaggaaatggcgacccactccagtgttcttgcctggagaatcccagggacgggggagcctggtgggctgccgtctatagggtcgcagagtcagacatgactgaagtgacttagcagcagcagaggtgggcCTAGTACAGAAAGGCCAGTCTCTGGGCTGGGTCTTGCACTCCAGGTGGCAGAAGTCAGACCTTATATTCAGTTGGTCAAAAAAGTCTATTTGAGTATTTCTATAACATGTAATGGAAAAATCCGAACTTTGGGACCAAACCAATACTTTTTTGAACACACACTAGACACACGAAAAAATGACAGTAGACCAGTAAGGGCTGGCCTGGGCCCTGATCACTTTTGTTTACTTTGATTTTCCCCAACCACATGGTAGTAAATGAAAACCCAGTTGCACAACTTCCAGAACCAAGAATAAGAACTTGCCTGGAGGAGCTGGGTAACTCAAAGTTCAATCAAGAGTGTGCATAAGGAGTAATTAAGTGCtacagggcagggtggggaggtgaCTAGAGAGCTGGGAGAGGGTGAGATTCTAACCACAGAGCAGTAATCTCCACTCTGAGATGGGCTCCCAGGTCAGGCCTGAAGGAGCCAGGCCCCAGGAAGGGGCTGGGATTCAAGGACCCTGGGTTTCTTTCCCATCTGGATCTCTTCTCCAGCCTGGCAGTTGCCTGCCAAATCCTGGGTTATCTGCCCTTGTGAAGACAGGCCCCCTAACTCAGCATGAACACAGTGACTATTTAAGAGTACAGTTTTCACTGCAGTCAACTTGGTCATCATCttgcttttgatttaaaaattgtttaaataaattatgtcatTATTGTGGGGTTTTATTAGTCACTTTACAGAAAGTTAAATGCTAAAATGGTCCAGTTCACTCTGCTAAAAAGAAAGCTTTATGAGTtcatggagggacttccctgccagtccagtggttaagactgcacctcctgaggcagggggctggggttcgatccctggtccgggagctgAGGTACCATATCccttgtggccaaaaagccaaaacataaaaaatagaaacaatattgtaacaaattcaataaagacttaaaaaaaatggtccacatcaaaagaaaatctttaaaaagaaaaaagtttatggAAACATGAGATGTCTACAGAGTTTGGAAAGGAAAGATGGTTTCTTGAAAACCCTACTGGGCACATTCAGGTAATGTACTTAATGCAGCACAGGCATAGAGGAAGCCCCTTCTGTTAGCTGGGGCTGCTGTTAACACTTCTTATGGACTATTGTTAAATAGCTGCTCCAGATGAAAATTTTAAGctaaaacaagagaaaagccaAAACAAATTCGACATCCATTAAAGAGTAGCCAGGAGTAATACTCACTTTTCATAGGACTTAATTGCCTGTTCCACTTTTTGCTTGTAGATATTGAGCTTCACTCCTTGGGGGTTAATTAAAGTCATCTTATTTGTGTCATTGCACACATGTGCCAGTGGGAACACCTATACGCCAATGTCAAAGGAAAGTGTCACTTAACATGTGCCTTCAAAACTCCATTTAATGGTTGTACAATATGTTTCTCTGGCTAGAAAATCAATACTTTAGATttgtagagaaattagaaaatacagaaaataaaaaataaagaaataaaaatcagagatatcattGCTAactttttccttccaatttttaaaaccacatattttaaaaataaccatcaCCTCAAAAAACTATTTCAGGAAACCCTAATCAAAACCAAGTATTCTCTTCATAAGACTCTGTCAAATTGATGGGCATGAGCAATAAGAAATAGAATCTCATTGCTGCTACTTTGTAAATGACTAGTTAGgttcttccctgatggcttagatggtgaagaatccacctgcaatgcaggagacatgggttcaattcctaggttgggaagatcctctggagaagggaatggcatcccactccagtattcttgccgggagaattccatggacagaggagtatggcgggctagagtccatggggtcacaaaagtctcaaacatgactaagtgactaacactttcacttttcagttggATTCAACATCTTTTTCAAgtacttattttaaatttgattttctcttgaGAATATATGATTATAATTAATGTCTCTGGGCCATTTTCCTTATCAATTCGGAAGAGATTCTTATACATGTAAAATAAAGACAGCTTAGTGATCAATGAAACCATGCTCTGTAACAACAGTAGAGAACCAGAATGAgagggcatttaaaaaaaattctgtctgcATCTGATGCTTGCTTCTTTCTGGGTTTGGGGATGTCTCTGATTCCATGCTATGTTAATAGGACCTGTAATAATTTACTTTTTGttgctgcttagttgctaagtcgtgtccaactcttttgtgaccccatggattgtagcccaccagactcctctgtccatgagatttcctgagcaaaaatactggagtaggctgccatttccctctccagaggatcttcccaacccaaccatcgaacctgggtctcctacattggcaggcagtttctttgtcactgagccacccgggaagcccagtatttcacTTTTACCTATTTGCATATTATTTATCCTcccttgagcttcccttgtggctcagctggtaaggaattagcctgcaatgcaggagacctgggttcaatgcctgggttgggaagatcccctggagaagggaaaggttacccactccagtattctggcctggagaatcccatggactatatagtccatggggttgcaaagagttggacaggactgagtgactttcacttatccTTCTTTAGAAATGTAAGCTCCTTAAGAGCAGGAACTTTGTTTCATCACCTCTTTATTTCTATCACCTGAACAAGGCTTGGCCCTTTACAAATATCTGTtgataaaggaataaatgtatgTTCCTCAAAAGGTATATTCCATATCTTAATATTCATATGCAAAAGAAAGTCTAACAGGAGAAATACTGAGATACAGTGGTGTTTCAATACTGCATGTGATTCCAACCACAAGGAGCATGTAGGCACTTTAGAAATATGGGCAATCACTTTTAAGAAgtaaatttttactttcattccAGATGATACAGAGTTCATGCTTCCCTTTGCCTCCAAATCATACAAAAATTATATTGTTCTTATTTAAGAGAAATGcatagaaataaaagaaggaaaataagaaggaaagaaagtaaaagaaagatgCATCGATATATTTCTATAGAGAAAAAGTTGAACACGTCAGCAGGACTGAAGCTGCAGGTTTGTTTGTTGGCTCTTGTGTCCAAAGACGGCAGGGgcagagggagctcagctccCAGGAAGCAAGTGGGACTCTGAGTCAGGCTCAGTGCCTGAAGCTGGTGCGTGAGGTTCTCTCACCCCTGCAAGAAGGCCCTGCCTGATGAGAGAGAACGCTCATGTAGCTTCACAACCAAGAACTAAACCAAGCCACCCTCAATCTGCACTAGCCCAGTATCATCCTGGGATAAGAGCTCTAAATGCCAATGACTGGGGAATAAGGGGATGCATTTAGGTAACTGcaaaaaaaagaaggcagaggaaaaaacagatttttttaaagtcttattaaaAATGAGCCAACAAACTAAAactcctaaacacacacacacaaaaatgcccCAAATGGTAGCTGAGCAAATCAACAATCTGAATATCAATTCACTTGAGTAGAAATTAACTTTATGACCACCtaacaataattttatattaattttgattaaaattagTGATTAAGTTGCTCCAAGATGTAACAGTTATAAGAAAGTGTAAGAACAAACAGATGTGCCATGAAAACAAATGGATGAGAAAAAGAAcaatattttgaataataaaataacatcattaaaaaaaaagacattgaaaTTGAAAACTATGTATGTTGATTTTGCAATTAAAACCTcaagaccaaaacaaacaaaatagccAAAGATTCAGGAAACTGAGAAGGAAGCAATTAAGTTAGGCTGAATAGTCAAATCTTGCTACTTGTAAGACAAAAGAATTCATCATGTGACCTCTAAGCAAGCTTTGTCCAAGAGAAGGAGCCTGAACAGTGGGTTAAAAGGTGAGTTGAGGTGGTTGagcagttaagaatcctcctgttaatttcggggacatggatttgatccctggtcagggaagggtCCACATGCTGCAGACCAACTAAGCCCACGCGCCCTAGATCCcaggctctgaaacaagagaagcccacgcgACGCAACTAGAAAAGGCctgtgcaaagcaatgaagacccagtgcagccaaaaatcaatcaaacaaaaaataaaggtgaGTTGACTGGATTTTGAATATTGAAAGAAatttacaaaagtgaaaaagaaaaaaacacaaacaaaacccaccatcttttaaaataccacataaaaaataaataaatcaataaaataccaCATAAActtttagagggaaaaaacagcctcaaaaaaagtgaaagatCCTACACTCTTATCCCTCCTGGGAAAAAGTTCCCTTTAGAAGTCTATAAACAGCTCTTCAAATTGCCAACTTATGGCTCAACTGCAAATCAACACCACAAAATATTTAGCAACATTATATGACTTCATCAGGATCTGCTGGACCCCTGCCAGAAGGTGTGTAAAGAAAACCCTTTGTTTAACGTTCTACCTCCCTCTTTCGTGGGTTTGGATCTCATCCCTTGCATGGCCATCTTGGACTTCAGGGTGGTAGCAGTTCAAATGTGGCTCATGTGCACCCACTCTCATTCCTTTCTGTGTGCAGATTGAGGGAAAGACAAAGTCATGCTCCACACCTTCAGTCTGTGGTCTTAGTTTTTACAACATGGTGATCAGCTGAAGGTCCCACGGGACATTCTCTTTATGATGCCAAGTTTGGTGTGACTGTGAGGTCATAAAGGGCATTCTCACAGGGACTTGGGGGATCAGAATCCTGGCTGTTCAGCTTCTGTagggaggcaggtggggaggggagtgcaGTTAATGAGGAAACTGACATTGCTTAAAAGGGAATGAAACCACTTGGTCACATGTCCTTTGAACACGTTTTACTTTTTACCTCTTATAATGGAAATCAAGCATTACTTACTTATGGCGGGGCCCTTCTGGACAGTATTTGATAATAAAAGGGAGCCTCAAGGTATTGCCTATTTTAATCCTCTTGAGATTAACCTAGAAGCCTTACCAAATTAATGATAATCACAGTCTGTGTGAGATTGTAACTCGAGGGAGGAAGAGCAGAGTGAGAAAggcagaggggcagagagagagtcACTGACTATAACTGCTGAATCCATGGACAGCCTCAATTTGGGCTGGTTCTGCTAGAATTTTTCCCACTGTTAGACCAGAGACACTCCTTAACCAATAATTTTATCAATAGTTGAGAACAGTTTTATCAATAATGATAATAGTGTTTATCTTTTGCTGTCTGCCAACTCCTAAGCCctctatatattttctcattcaatCCTTCCATATACAGACATTGAAATGCAGTTTTGTTACTTGGTTTTCCTCTCCACTGAACTCTGTAGTTTTTTACTCTATTAAAAAATACTAGTTTCTAAAACACAATACATGTGCAAAGTAACCATTTTCGAAATAtgtaaaatactaaaattatataaattcaaGTAATGGCTAAAGCTCcaacatttttagaaatttatctaTATTGTAAAATACTGTGTCTTAAACTCCACCAGATTTGAGTTCTTGGTGATTGAGGCATGAaatgagcataactttgctattTTAAAAGACGTGTTTGCCAAGAATGTGAATGATGTAACCAAAATTTTAAGAGATATATTTAGCTTACATAAAAAACTGTTctcaaacaataaaagaaaaaaagttaaatttggAGTACCATTTCCCCTTAGCGATaggcaggtttttttgtttttaatgttactGCTCTAAGTGACAGCTAAGATGTAGGGAAACAGGCACTCACAAAATGCCAAGTAAACTGTCGAATAATGCAGGGAATAGCTAAAGTAATTGTAGTAATTCATATTACTGAGTATTATTACAACTATTAAAATTCATCCAAAAATGGTCATTACAGGGAAATATGTGCCTAACATATGCTAAATGAAGAAAGTGGGGCACAGaactgtcagttcagtcactcagtcgtgtccgactctttgggacgccatggactgcagcacaccaggcttccctgtctatcaccaactcccagaccttgctcaaactcatgttcatggagctggtgatgccatccaaccatctcatcccatcttccccttctcctcctgccttcaatctttcccagcaacagggtcttttccaatgagttagttcttcacatcgggtggccaaagtattggagcttcagcttcaacatcagcccttctagtgaatattcaggactgatttcctttaggattgattggtttgatcaccttactgtccaagggattctcaagagtcttccccaacaccacagttcaaaagcatcaattcttcggcattcagctttctttatggcaactctcacatccataatgactactggaaaaaccagcttttcttccaaggagcaagcatcttttaatttcatggctgcagttaccatctgctgtgattttggagtccaagaaaataaagtctgtcactgcttccattgtttcctcacctatttgccatgaagtgatgggattggatcttagttttttgaatgctgagttttaagccagccttttcactctcctctttcactttcatcaagaggctgtctttgctttttgccataaggctggtgttatcagcatatctgaggttattgctatttctcccagcaatctcgattccaacttgtgcttcatccaatctggcatttctcatgatctactgtgcatataagttaaataagcaaggtaacaatatacagccttgatgtactgctttcccaatttggaaccagtccgttgttccatgtccagttttacctgttgcttcttgacctgcatacaagtttctcaggaggcaggtaaggcggtctggtattcccatctctttaggaatcttccatagtttgttgtgatccacacagtcaaaggctttagcatagtcaatgaagcagaagtagatgtttttctgggattctcttgctttttctatgatccattggcTGTTGGCTATTtgacttcctctgccttttctaaatccagcttgaaggtCTGGAAGtcctcggttcacgtactgctgaagcctagcttggagaattttgagcattacttcgctagcgtgtgaggtgagttctcagattctttggcattgcctttctgaaCTGTAGGCACTGTCATTAGTTGTTACAGTAGTCCAGGAAGAATTGGACCAGACCACATTCTTGCTGTGTTTATAAGCGATCCCacaacattttgaaaatgagaaaatgatgcAAACTggtgtttatatatttatcattagACACTGACTGAATTCAACACCTTCACTGTTTTTCAACTAAATCATTTCTTCCTATAcatatcccagagcttgctgcCAGATTGGGCAAGGAGAGGTCTGACTGGCTGTGAGTAATGAAAATGCGAAGGCTGTGCACATCCCACATGGCTGACTCTGAACACAGGTGCAGTGCTAAAGCTTAAACCTctgcttgtatttatttatttaaacaagttgtgtttatttaatttttggccgcactccatggcatgtgggatcttagtttcctgaccagggatcaaaccggaacCCCCTGAATTAGAAGGCAGAGTCTTTAGCCACTGcatcactggggaagtcccaaacctctgctttttaaatagaaacattTCCAGGTTTCCATAGAGCAAACTGAAGGCAGGGCCACAAAATTAACTGGCAAAGAGGTGTGTCAATAAGATCATTCATAAACCCATGAAAATACATTACTTACAACAGGGTAGGTTACATCTCACAAACTTCAATCtaaacttttagaaaataaaaagattatttttaatgtaaattttataaatgaaatttgaatttgtAAATTTTATGAATGAAATTTTCTGGTATGGAATGATATTCAAAATAGATTGTTGAGTAAAAATCAAGGCACAGAGTATCTTCAGTTCAACTTCATTTggtaaaacaaaacagagaacaaaAGACAATATATGTAATGAGAAAGCTTTGATCAAACAGTCATCAAATAATTAATCTGTGAGAAATTATATtctaatgtttctttcttttctacttatCTGTATTTTCCAATTTTCTACACAATGAATACATACAGTTTTTGTATTAActgtcctttaaaatttttaattaacttttctaTCAACACAGTTTTCAATGCTATTATATTTGAAAGCAGCAAAATGTTATGCCCTTAGCAGCATCCCTAACATTGCTTGTCAGCTAAATGATGAGATAAATAGTCACCTCACTAGGTtgctttaagttttatttttgttgttgttgttgttgttgtttttttttttttttttttgtggccctGAAAAGGGCCTTTAGTTTTTCTAAACGTTTCAAGCTAGATGCTTTGCTCAACCACCAAAACCGTAAAGGGTACGGCCCTGACCTTTGAGCGCGTAGACCACATCCATGGCGGTAACAGTCTTGCACTTAGCGTGCTCCGTATAGGTGACCGCGTCCCGGATCACATTTTCCAGAAACACTTTCAGCACCCCACGAGTCTCTTCGTAGATAAGACCAGAGATACGTTTGACGCCTCCACGACGAGCCAGACGCCAGATAGCTGGCTTAGTAATACCCTGAACGTTGTCCCGCAAGACTTTGCGATGGTGCTTAGCACCCTCCTTGCCGAGGCCTTTGCCACCCTTCCCACGACCAGACATGGTTGCTGTCGCAATCTGCTTTAAGTTTTAGATCAGACACTTTGATGAGATAAAATGCTTCTCTCAGAACCTAGTACGAGGGACTTTCctgaggtccagtggctaagactccatgctcccaacacagggggcctgggCTTGCCAATcgttggtcagggaactagatcccacatgcttcaacttCAGATCCCATGTGAAACAActgacccggtgcagccaaataaattaataaaaaatattaaaaaaaagaacccagcACGAGGGCTCCTCACATACCTGATTAAAAGACCTTGCCATGGCCTGTCAGGAGTAAGTGACAGGGATGGGTGCAAGCCCAGGCTACCTGGTCATAGAGCTATGTGCTGGACCCAGATTAGAGCAAAGCAGGAAGCTTTGATGAGATGCTGTTGAAGATAGGATGATGTGTGATGTTGTAGTGGCCTTTCCAATGATGCAAAAACTATTGTtcccacattctttttttttccaaagcaattGGCAATAAAGAGCTTTAAATTCCAGATTCATCAAATAGCTAAAGCAGTTTTACTCTGTATATGACTTGGTGATGAATTCATTGTTTTGAAAGAGCTAAGGTTAAAGTTATCTGGTCCACTGAAAACT carries:
- the LOC138990011 gene encoding histone H4-like yields the protein MSGRGKGGKGLGKEGAKHHRKVLRDNVQGITKPAIWRLARRGGVKRISGLIYEETRGVLKVFLENVIRDAVTYTEHAKCKTVTAMDVVYALKGQGRTLYGFGG